One region of Polypterus senegalus isolate Bchr_013 chromosome 11, ASM1683550v1, whole genome shotgun sequence genomic DNA includes:
- the tmem121b gene encoding transmembrane protein 121B: MIAAFGNENPETCFSSLKTVISPEVPVSPPENEPLFIRNTSFRRKSQSSSGTGNPEESITRPLVPGACAAAAYIMTSGEFLQGSPLYLRSSKRNLFYKALCFAILVFQGGVLDFYLIVFTDLYWCSWIATDLVVMTGWGIFFLKNARSKRERACNLQPPKSALHHGDFTFAYLAWLIYVIACTPKVVLILETSILDLIELKVPLGITGFRIIMMLSVPLLYCLINSITEDQTGVTRFQSQYYYIGTCLDLLDSFTLIEMLLMSEIPTLYLKYTVIAVYFWVLSLPVLWLYELNSSQMGCRWIWARFLSGVLVNVPLLVVRCFLVYVYQLPASVFMFKNMFFLGCKCLELMEQCLSLKGARRYSSTPVPFTHCISENDMCPHGYVNTLAVTTQN, from the coding sequence ATGATCGCAGCATTCGGAAATGAAAATCCCGAGACGTGCTTCTCCTCGCTGAAAACAGTGATCAGTCCTGAGGTGCCCGTCTCGCCTCCGGAAAACGAACCTCTCTTTATTCGGAACACCTCGTTCAGACGAAAGTCGCAGAGTTCCAGTGGTACTGGTAACCCGGAGGAGAGCATCACCAGACCTCTAGTTCCTGGCGCTTGTGCCGCAGCTGCCTACATCATGACATCGGGCGAGTTCCTGCAAGGTTCACCGCTGTACCTACGCAGCTCCAAAAGGAACTTGTTCTACAAGGCGCTGTGCTTTGCAATTCTCGTCTTCCAAGGAGGCGTCCTGGATTTTTACCTGATCGTCTTCACTGATCTCTATTGGTGCTCCTGGATAGCCACTGACCTGGTGGTCATGACGGGCTGGGGGATCTTTTTCTTGAAAAACGCGAGGAGCAAGCGGGAGCGAGCTTGCAACCTACAGCCTCCAAAGAGCGCGCTTCATCACGGCGACTTCACCTTTGCATACCTGGCCTGGCTCATCTATGTAATTGCTTGTACCCCCAAGGTGGTGCTCATTTTAGAAACTTCCATCCTGGATCTCATTGAACTCAAGGTGCCCCTGGGCATCACTGGCTTCAGGATTATAATGATGCTCTCTGTGCCGCTGCTCTACTGCCTGATTAATTCGATAACCGAggatcagactggggtgacgcGTTTCCAGTCGCAATATTATTATATCGGCACTTGCCTAGACCTTCTGGACAGCTTCACTCTGATCGAGATGCTGCTCATGAGTGAGATCCCAACGCTCTACCTCAAGTACACGGTCATTGCCGTCTATTTCTGGGTTCTAAGTCTCCCAGTTCTTTGGCTGTATGAACTGAACTCCTCGCAAATGGGGTGCAGGTGGATCTGGGCGAGGTTTCTTTCGGGCGTCTTAGTTAACGTCCCACTGTTGGTGGTCAGGTGCTTCCTGGTTTATGTGTATCAGCTTCCGGCATCGGTCTTTATGTTCAAAAACATGTTCTTCTTAGGCTGCAAATGCCTGGAACTGATGGAGCAGTGCCTCAGCCTGAAAGGGGCCAGGAGGTATTCTAGCACCCCGGTGCCTTTCACGCATTGCATCTCCGAAAATGATATGTGTCCTCATGGGTATGTGAATACGCTGGCAGTGACCACTCAGAATTAG